One region of Rhodophyticola sp. CCM32 genomic DNA includes:
- a CDS encoding SDR family oxidoreductase — MKTILITGASSGIGRATAELFLAEGWRVGLLARRADMLEDMASGLETALPLPADVCDPAQVEAAVTAITETWGRLDVVFNNAGIFTPQGLIDEIDPEDWTRSVAVNLTGMFNTARAAFAQMRAQAPRGGRIINNGSLSAHSPREGSVCYTTTKHGVSGLTKTLALDGRAFGIAAGQIDIGNARTELVDRLNDRLLAEGKPLMDMMDVADAARSVLHMASLPASANVLFQTVLATNMPYVGRG; from the coding sequence ATGAAAACCATTCTGATCACCGGGGCCAGTTCCGGCATCGGGCGCGCCACGGCAGAGCTGTTTCTGGCCGAGGGCTGGCGCGTGGGTCTTCTGGCGCGCCGGGCCGATATGCTGGAGGATATGGCATCAGGTCTTGAAACCGCGCTGCCATTGCCTGCCGATGTATGCGATCCGGCTCAGGTTGAGGCTGCGGTGACTGCGATTACTGAGACCTGGGGGCGGCTGGATGTGGTGTTCAACAATGCGGGTATCTTCACGCCCCAGGGCCTGATTGACGAGATCGACCCGGAGGACTGGACCCGGTCTGTCGCGGTAAACCTGACCGGCATGTTCAACACTGCCCGCGCGGCCTTTGCCCAAATGCGGGCGCAGGCACCCCGGGGCGGGCGGATCATCAACAATGGGTCGCTCTCGGCGCACAGCCCGCGCGAGGGGTCGGTCTGCTACACCACCACCAAACACGGGGTGTCGGGCCTGACCAAGACCCTGGCGCTGGACGGTCGGGCCTTCGGGATCGCGGCGGGGCAGATTGATATCGGCAATGCCCGGACCGAGTTGGTGGATCGGTTGAACGACCGGCTGCTGGCGGAGGGCAAACCCCTGATGGATATGATGGATGTCGCTGACGCCGCGCGCTCGGTTCTGCATATGGCCAGCTTGCCGGCCTCGGCCAATGTGCTGTTCCAGACCGTGCTGGCGACGAACATGCCCTATGTGGGCCGTGGCTGA
- a CDS encoding sulfite exporter TauE/SafE family protein translates to MQIYLPIAEVSVNAFLLLGLGGLVGVLSGMFGVGGGFLMTPLLFFIGIPPAVAVATEANQIVASSFSGLLAHLKRKTVDLKMGVVLLVGGLTGAATGVQVFALLTAMGQIDLMVRLCYVVFLGLIGGLMFFESLRAIRRARAAGGSPPPKRRRRGWVDALPFKMRFRTSGLYISVIPPLIVGLLVGVLAAIMGVGGGFIMVPAMIYLLGMPTKVVVGTSLFQVIFVTGFATLLHATTNYTVDMVLAVLLLVGGVIGAQIGTRIGVKMKAEQLRILLAAMVLIVCGRLALDLLLEPAELYSLGSAGPGH, encoded by the coding sequence ATGCAAATCTACCTACCGATCGCCGAGGTGAGCGTTAACGCCTTTCTTCTGTTGGGTTTAGGCGGGCTTGTGGGCGTTCTGTCAGGCATGTTTGGCGTCGGCGGCGGATTTTTGATGACCCCGCTTTTGTTTTTCATCGGCATCCCGCCTGCCGTGGCGGTCGCGACAGAAGCAAACCAGATCGTCGCTTCCAGCTTTTCCGGCCTTCTGGCCCATCTCAAACGCAAAACGGTCGATCTGAAAATGGGCGTTGTTCTGCTGGTCGGTGGCCTTACTGGTGCTGCCACAGGCGTGCAGGTTTTTGCGCTTCTGACCGCTATGGGGCAGATCGATCTCATGGTGCGGCTATGTTATGTTGTGTTTCTGGGCCTGATCGGCGGGTTGATGTTTTTCGAAAGTCTGCGTGCCATTCGGCGGGCTCGTGCCGCAGGCGGGTCGCCTCCCCCAAAACGCCGCCGACGGGGCTGGGTTGACGCCCTGCCCTTCAAGATGCGGTTTCGCACTTCAGGCCTGTATATTTCGGTTATCCCACCGCTGATCGTGGGCCTTCTGGTCGGTGTCCTGGCCGCGATCATGGGCGTGGGCGGCGGGTTCATCATGGTGCCCGCAATGATCTATCTTTTGGGGATGCCCACAAAGGTCGTGGTTGGCACCTCACTGTTTCAGGTCATTTTTGTCACCGGTTTTGCCACGCTTTTGCACGCAACAACCAATTACACCGTTGATATGGTGCTGGCGGTGCTGTTGCTGGTCGGGGGTGTCATCGGCGCACAGATCGGCACACGCATCGGCGTCAAGATGAAGGCCGAACAACTGCGCATCCTGCTTGCCGCCATGGTGCTGATCGTCTGCGGGCGGCTGGCCCTCGATTTGCTGCTGGAACCGGCCGAACTTTACTCCCTCGGCAGTGCGGGGCCCGGACATTGA
- a CDS encoding ATP-dependent DNA helicase: MSSPAISFSDDQASAYDAITDMLRSAGVDLDRDMLTPMSDGQSAVMAVIGKAGSGKTLLLAHLVGALESAGVDLVSGDWEGRRRKDRRTVAILAPTNKAASVLRNRGVPATTIHRILYTPVYDPEYEKVAEWLAGQGERPEIEALTDAALDRAKTVYDAHKSVPAALAAAGLRGSDFITGWKRREDPLDIGLVDESSMLDEKQFEDLREIFPTLVLFGDPAQLAPVGQSGAMVFDRLQGPRKQELARVHRQEADNPILDLAHALGDPSLSFEAFERMIEEAARTDDRIVVAPRADSDLMARSPVLVWRNATRIRLIRAFRMAHNAPEDALLPGEPMICDGIELPVKHRKKRIDLEARGLIKGAQVVYVGPGKKPGFSRLHVVGAESPRLSAASIVKIEKPGEEEPFIPFAARMGAAFLHGAAVTTHKAQGSQWPTVQVFAPDLYAAARSGREEAGQALWKRLAYVAITRAEERLIWVTRYMLSKPQSVLGVEDLAVPVAPLALETEET; encoded by the coding sequence ATGTCATCCCCTGCAATCTCATTCTCCGACGATCAGGCCAGTGCCTATGATGCGATCACAGATATGCTGCGCAGCGCTGGTGTGGATCTGGACCGTGATATGCTGACACCGATGTCTGACGGTCAATCCGCCGTCATGGCGGTGATCGGCAAGGCGGGCAGCGGCAAGACCCTGCTGCTGGCCCATCTGGTCGGCGCATTGGAAAGCGCGGGCGTTGATCTGGTTTCGGGCGATTGGGAGGGGCGCAGGCGCAAAGACCGGCGCACGGTTGCGATACTGGCCCCCACCAACAAGGCCGCCAGCGTGTTGCGCAATCGCGGTGTGCCCGCAACCACCATTCACCGTATCCTTTATACGCCTGTCTATGACCCGGAATATGAGAAGGTCGCGGAATGGCTCGCCGGGCAGGGGGAGCGCCCGGAGATCGAGGCGCTGACCGATGCGGCGCTGGACCGGGCCAAAACCGTATATGACGCCCATAAATCCGTACCTGCCGCACTGGCGGCGGCCGGGCTGCGCGGGTCGGATTTCATCACCGGCTGGAAACGCCGGGAGGACCCGCTGGATATCGGGCTGGTCGATGAAAGCTCGATGCTGGATGAAAAGCAGTTCGAGGATCTGCGCGAGATTTTCCCGACCCTTGTGCTGTTCGGGGACCCGGCACAGCTGGCCCCGGTGGGCCAGTCCGGCGCGATGGTGTTCGACAGGCTGCAAGGCCCCCGCAAGCAGGAGCTGGCCCGCGTCCACCGGCAGGAGGCCGATAACCCGATCCTTGATCTGGCCCATGCTCTGGGGGATCCGTCGCTCAGCTTCGAGGCGTTCGAGCGGATGATCGAAGAGGCCGCCCGCACCGATGACCGGATTGTCGTGGCCCCCCGCGCCGATAGCGACCTGATGGCCCGCAGCCCGGTTCTGGTCTGGCGCAATGCCACGCGTATCCGGCTGATCCGGGCATTTCGCATGGCCCATAACGCGCCGGAGGATGCGCTGCTGCCCGGCGAACCGATGATCTGCGACGGGATCGAACTGCCGGTCAAACATCGCAAGAAACGCATTGATCTGGAGGCGCGCGGCCTGATCAAGGGCGCGCAGGTGGTCTATGTCGGCCCCGGCAAAAAGCCCGGGTTTTCGCGGCTGCATGTGGTGGGGGCGGAAAGCCCGCGCCTTTCGGCGGCCTCGATCGTGAAGATTGAAAAACCGGGTGAGGAAGAACCGTTTATCCCCTTCGCCGCGCGGATGGGGGCGGCGTTTCTGCATGGGGCTGCGGTGACCACCCATAAGGCGCAAGGCTCCCAATGGCCGACAGTGCAGGTCTTTGCCCCCGATCTTTATGCCGCCGCACGCTCGGGCCGGGAGGAGGCCGGGCAGGCCCTGTGGAAACGGCTGGCCTATGTGGCCATCACCCGGGCGGAAGAAAGGCTGATCTGGGTCACGCGCTATATGCTGTCAAAACCGCAATCCGTGCTGGGGGTTGAGGATCTGGCGGTGCCGGTGGCGCCGCTGGCACTGGAAACGGAGGAGACATGA
- a CDS encoding TIGR02186 family protein, which produces MTRLFLILALLLPAPVLAEEVVAGLSRDEIEITTNFDGSEILIFGAVRRETAIPEGGPLQVIITVEGPSHPLTVRRKDHRYGIWINTDAAEVDEAPSFYAVSTTAPFTEVLSDTNDLRHRVSVNRAVRAVGMNVDEQTRFTDALIRIRASEGLYQLNEGAVMLRDETLFDTSVRLPANLVEGEYRTRIFLTRDREIVAEYDTHISVRKVGLERLIYNLAHERPLIYGILSLVIAIAAGWLASAVFRYIRT; this is translated from the coding sequence TTGACCCGGCTTTTCCTGATCCTTGCGTTGCTCCTGCCCGCACCCGTCCTGGCAGAAGAGGTTGTTGCCGGTCTCAGCCGGGATGAGATCGAGATTACCACCAATTTCGACGGGTCCGAGATTCTGATCTTTGGCGCGGTGCGGCGCGAAACCGCAATCCCCGAAGGCGGGCCGCTGCAGGTCATCATCACCGTCGAGGGCCCAAGCCATCCGCTGACCGTGCGCCGCAAGGATCACCGCTATGGCATCTGGATCAACACAGACGCCGCCGAGGTGGATGAAGCGCCCAGCTTCTATGCGGTTTCGACCACAGCCCCCTTCACCGAGGTCCTGAGCGACACCAATGATCTGCGGCACCGGGTATCGGTCAATCGCGCGGTTCGGGCGGTTGGTATGAATGTGGATGAACAGACCCGCTTTACCGATGCACTGATCCGTATCCGCGCATCCGAGGGGCTGTATCAGCTGAACGAGGGGGCGGTGATGCTGCGTGACGAAACGCTGTTCGACACATCCGTGCGTCTGCCCGCCAATCTGGTCGAGGGAGAGTACCGTACGCGGATATTCCTGACCCGTGACCGGGAAATCGTGGCTGAATACGACACCCATATTTCAGTGCGCAAAGTCGGGTTGGAGCGGTTGATCTACAACCTCGCCCATGAGCGCCCGCTGATCTATGGCATTCTGTCGCTGGTCATCGCGATAGCGGCGGGCTGGCTGGCCTCTGCGGTCTTCCGCTATATCCGCACCTGA